The following are encoded in a window of Haloarcula laminariae genomic DNA:
- a CDS encoding ABC transporter substrate-binding protein, which produces MTDGGAEPTRRAALKYGGTLAASLAAAGCSEIAGTGDSETPDGAYTVSMSPMGEVSFDDPPETVFTRLTHHADMAFALGRGDGLTAMHAPDYYDGLWNQFVERLPGVSLDWTGLYSSWQPKKEKLYGLESDIHLADPAWVTKQDAWSRSDIDEIADRVSPWFGNSLSDTHQEPAPDYAEGYEYYTLWEQFELVAEAFRERERYEELAAVHDDLLSTIESDIPDESDRPSAVMIASHQMDEIYAYALSNPGFLTSHTRPLGARDAFEGSVESGSVIDSEALVDADPDVILFLGGFEPETDLTERRELFREDPVASEITAVQEERIYPQGARYQGPILNLFQLEMTAKQLYPDLFGEWPHYESGPYPEIPEDEQLFDRQRVADAINGNL; this is translated from the coding sequence ATGACAGATGGCGGCGCCGAACCGACCCGGCGAGCGGCGCTGAAATACGGCGGGACGCTGGCGGCTAGTCTCGCCGCAGCGGGCTGTTCGGAAATCGCCGGGACCGGCGACTCCGAGACGCCGGACGGGGCGTACACGGTCTCGATGTCGCCGATGGGCGAGGTGTCGTTCGACGACCCGCCCGAGACCGTCTTCACGCGGCTCACACATCACGCCGACATGGCCTTTGCGCTCGGCCGGGGCGACGGGCTCACCGCGATGCACGCGCCCGACTACTACGATGGGCTGTGGAACCAGTTCGTCGAGCGGCTTCCGGGCGTGTCGCTCGACTGGACGGGGCTGTACTCCTCGTGGCAACCGAAAAAGGAGAAGCTGTACGGCCTGGAGAGCGACATCCACCTGGCCGACCCGGCGTGGGTGACCAAACAGGACGCCTGGAGCCGGTCCGACATCGACGAGATAGCCGACCGGGTGTCGCCGTGGTTCGGCAACTCGCTCTCGGACACCCACCAGGAGCCTGCCCCGGACTACGCCGAGGGTTACGAGTACTACACGCTCTGGGAGCAGTTCGAGCTGGTCGCCGAGGCGTTCCGGGAACGGGAGCGGTACGAGGAACTCGCGGCGGTCCACGACGACCTGCTGTCGACTATCGAGTCGGACATACCCGACGAGTCAGACCGCCCGTCGGCGGTGATGATTGCCTCCCACCAGATGGACGAGATATACGCCTACGCGCTGTCGAACCCGGGCTTTCTCACGTCCCACACGCGACCGCTCGGGGCGCGTGACGCCTTCGAGGGGTCGGTCGAGTCCGGGAGCGTCATCGATTCCGAGGCGCTGGTCGACGCCGACCCCGACGTGATTCTGTTCCTCGGCGGCTTCGAACCGGAGACGGACCTCACCGAACGGCGCGAGCTGTTCCGGGAGGACCCGGTCGCCTCGGAGATTACCGCCGTACAGGAAGAGCGCATCTACCCGCAGGGCGCGCGGTACCAGGGGCCGATACTCAACCTCTTCCAGCTCGAGATGACCGCCAAACAGCTCTACCCCGACCTGTTCGGCGAGTGGCCGCATTACGAGTCCGGGCCGTACCCGGAGATACCCGAGGACGAACAGCTGTTCGACCGCCAACGCGTAGCCGACGCGATAAACGGGAACCTCTGA
- a CDS encoding FAD-dependent monooxygenase, with amino-acid sequence MSQTTSPEYDYEVAVVGGGPAGASAGVFCAREGLETVVFDRGRSSLKRCAHLENYPGFPAGIDVGTLYDLLHDQVETAGCTIVPDMVESLRRPDTGDGFVVDLQDGEPVTARRVVAATRYDGSYMRGLDDDDAMFETTEHDGETTESFDRGYPNHDGTTPVPDLYVASPSEGSQQAIVAAGRGARVARKVITDARVDAGWWPAVAEGVDWVRREAELDDEWDDRETWGEWFDEYYGEDAPVDVDSDRYQRVRAAVLDDRLSSYIGPDERASRAEAGQERLAGHLDPEAVVAGCDGRELLDAMDDDVIAAHLDGEAGPLGVNADGE; translated from the coding sequence ATGTCTCAGACGACTTCCCCGGAGTACGACTACGAGGTCGCCGTCGTCGGCGGCGGTCCGGCGGGCGCGTCGGCCGGCGTGTTCTGCGCTCGGGAGGGGCTGGAAACGGTCGTCTTCGACCGCGGCCGCTCCTCGCTCAAGCGCTGTGCCCACCTGGAGAACTACCCCGGCTTCCCCGCGGGCATCGATGTCGGGACGCTGTACGACCTGTTGCACGACCAGGTCGAGACGGCGGGCTGTACCATCGTCCCGGATATGGTCGAGTCCCTGCGGCGGCCAGACACGGGCGATGGATTCGTCGTGGACCTGCAGGATGGGGAGCCAGTCACTGCCCGGCGCGTCGTCGCAGCCACGCGTTACGACGGGTCGTACATGCGTGGGCTGGACGACGACGACGCGATGTTCGAGACGACCGAGCACGACGGCGAGACCACCGAGTCGTTCGACCGAGGGTATCCGAACCACGACGGGACGACGCCGGTTCCAGACCTCTACGTGGCGTCGCCGTCCGAGGGGTCACAGCAGGCTATCGTCGCGGCCGGGCGAGGTGCACGCGTGGCCCGCAAAGTCATCACGGACGCGCGGGTCGACGCCGGCTGGTGGCCGGCGGTCGCCGAGGGCGTCGACTGGGTCCGACGCGAGGCCGAACTCGACGACGAGTGGGACGACCGCGAGACGTGGGGCGAGTGGTTCGACGAGTACTACGGCGAGGACGCCCCAGTCGACGTCGACTCGGACCGCTACCAGCGCGTCCGGGCGGCGGTTCTCGACGACAGGCTCTCGTCGTACATCGGGCCCGACGAGCGGGCCTCGCGAGCCGAGGCCGGTCAGGAGCGCCTGGCCGGTCACCTCGACCCCGAGGCCGTCGTCGCCGGCTGTGACGGGCGCGAACTGCTCGATGCGATGGACGACGACGTGATAGCGGCGCACCTCGACGGCGAGGCCGGTCCGCTGGGGGTGAACGCCGATGGCGAGTGA
- a CDS encoding FecCD family ABC transporter permease: MASETPSARTTRRERWLGWFDGSLATLCLGSLAVVVVGALVQVSYGAYSMTIAEAWAAVFDPDVIFSLRAWDAFLWGMAVPEMSTASLIVWNIRLPRVFVAVLVGMNLSVSGAIFQAVTRNELASPFILGVSSGAGLMILLTLVVFTGLTALLPLAAAVGGAFAFLIVYGIAWKNGTSPVRLVLAGVIVGTIFSSFQTALFFFADDIGVVQSAVAWTTGSLTGTDWEQVRMALPWTVVAMGLALVGSRQLNVLLLGERTAKSLGMSVEKVRFALSGVAVLAAAASIAVAGIVGFVGLIVPHMVRNIVGSDYKKLIIGCLFAGPALMVGADVGARLGMSVLAGTDTQIPVGIVTGLVGGPYFLYLMRRQDSLGEI, from the coding sequence ATGGCGAGTGAGACGCCGAGCGCTCGCACGACCCGCCGGGAGCGCTGGTTGGGCTGGTTCGACGGCTCGCTCGCGACGCTCTGTCTCGGGAGCCTGGCGGTCGTCGTCGTCGGCGCCCTCGTCCAGGTGAGCTACGGTGCCTACTCGATGACAATCGCGGAGGCCTGGGCGGCCGTGTTCGACCCGGACGTTATCTTCAGTCTCCGGGCGTGGGACGCGTTCCTCTGGGGGATGGCGGTTCCGGAGATGAGCACGGCGAGTCTCATCGTCTGGAACATCCGGCTGCCGCGGGTGTTCGTCGCCGTCCTCGTGGGGATGAACCTCTCCGTCTCCGGGGCCATCTTCCAGGCGGTCACCCGCAACGAACTCGCCAGCCCGTTCATCCTCGGCGTCTCCTCGGGCGCGGGGCTGATGATTCTGCTCACGCTGGTCGTCTTCACCGGGCTGACGGCGCTCCTGCCGCTGGCCGCCGCAGTCGGCGGCGCCTTCGCCTTCCTCATCGTCTACGGCATCGCCTGGAAGAACGGCACCTCGCCGGTCCGGCTCGTGCTGGCCGGCGTCATCGTCGGCACCATCTTCAGTTCCTTCCAGACGGCCCTGTTCTTCTTCGCCGACGACATCGGCGTCGTCCAGAGCGCCGTCGCGTGGACCACCGGTTCGCTGACCGGCACCGACTGGGAGCAGGTCCGGATGGCCCTGCCATGGACGGTCGTCGCGATGGGGCTGGCGCTTGTCGGCTCCCGACAGCTGAACGTCCTGTTGCTGGGCGAACGGACCGCGAAGTCGCTCGGGATGTCCGTCGAGAAGGTCCGCTTTGCTCTCTCGGGGGTCGCCGTGCTGGCCGCCGCCGCGAGCATCGCCGTCGCCGGCATCGTCGGCTTCGTCGGCCTCATCGTCCCGCACATGGTCCGCAACATCGTCGGGAGCGACTACAAGAAGCTCATCATCGGGTGTCTCTTCGCGGGACCGGCGCTGATGGTCGGGGCCGACGTCGGCGCTCGGCTCGGGATGAGCGTGCTCGCGGGGACGGACACCCAGATTCCGGTCGGTATCGTCACCGGGCTCGTCGGGGGGCCGTACTTCCTCTACCTGATGCGTCGACAGGACTCACTGGGGGAAATCTGA
- a CDS encoding ABC transporter substrate-binding protein, whose protein sequence is MSERKPTRREMLQYGGAVAAGVGLTGCSDLAGQSGPGTPTGSGSYTVEMFPVGEVEFDGVPESVTTYNKGWADMVASLGQASKLRTDRLSAPTLFYDRFDIDYDYDYPPLWQDGGWSKETFYERDADAFLIDPNLLTNWDDNWDESDTEDIATKVGSFFGCHNRRVRGQWQQELGYPENAPSMLEAFDKVGTVLDERARTDAWLDLHEELQSTVQSRLPDGDDTPSIGLINGGSSPGQGEFYVLYLEDNGYEMKPYRDLGLVDDDAFAGVETGQYGLTDYETMLEVDPDIILVHWGITTGSVTSGGDGAFDAEQFRAEYVEPMENDEVGSELTAVQEGRVLPGPTAEQGPLINAFQTELTARLFFPEEFGEVDLDAPLDAPESEQLFDRQRVADIVNGDI, encoded by the coding sequence ATGAGTGAGCGGAAACCAACACGGAGAGAGATGCTACAATACGGCGGCGCTGTGGCCGCCGGGGTGGGACTCACCGGGTGTTCGGACCTCGCCGGGCAGTCCGGTCCGGGGACGCCGACCGGGAGCGGGAGCTACACGGTCGAGATGTTCCCCGTCGGCGAGGTCGAGTTCGACGGCGTACCCGAGAGCGTGACCACCTACAACAAGGGCTGGGCGGACATGGTCGCCTCACTCGGGCAGGCATCGAAGCTCCGCACCGACCGGCTGAGCGCACCGACGCTGTTCTACGACCGGTTCGACATCGACTACGATTACGACTACCCCCCACTGTGGCAGGACGGCGGCTGGTCGAAGGAGACGTTCTACGAACGCGACGCCGACGCCTTCCTCATCGACCCGAACCTCCTGACGAACTGGGACGACAACTGGGACGAGTCCGACACCGAGGATATCGCCACGAAGGTCGGGTCCTTCTTCGGCTGTCACAACCGCCGTGTTCGCGGACAGTGGCAACAGGAACTGGGCTACCCCGAGAACGCTCCCTCGATGCTGGAAGCGTTCGATAAAGTGGGCACGGTGCTCGACGAGCGAGCCCGAACCGACGCGTGGCTCGACCTCCACGAGGAGCTGCAGTCGACGGTCCAGTCCCGGCTCCCCGACGGTGATGACACCCCCTCTATCGGACTCATCAACGGCGGTTCCAGCCCGGGCCAGGGCGAGTTCTACGTTCTCTACCTGGAGGACAACGGCTACGAGATGAAACCCTACCGCGACCTCGGACTGGTCGACGACGACGCCTTCGCAGGCGTCGAAACCGGGCAGTACGGCCTCACCGACTACGAGACCATGCTGGAGGTCGACCCCGATATCATCCTCGTCCACTGGGGCATCACGACCGGGTCGGTCACCTCCGGCGGCGACGGCGCCTTCGACGCCGAGCAGTTCCGCGCTGAGTACGTCGAACCCATGGAGAACGACGAGGTCGGCAGCGAACTGACCGCAGTTCAGGAGGGTCGCGTACTGCCGGGTCCCACGGCCGAACAGGGCCCGCTCATCAACGCCTTCCAGACGGAACTGACCGCCCGACTGTTCTTCCCCGAGGAGTTCGGCGAAGTCGACCTCGACGCTCCACTGGACGCCCCGGAATCTGAGCAGCTGTTCGACCGACAGCGAGTCGCGGACATCGTCAACGGAGACATCTGA
- a CDS encoding ABC transporter substrate-binding protein encodes MNDDTTRNGPTRRDTLKYGSAVAAGLGLAGCSDLAGQPGDNGTPTGAGQYTVNMAPMGEVQFDSVPQRWAAYDGGYADMAVALGQADGLTGVGDADRYYRYVYDDLPGVSVDETTLSAHPEVRTREQFYDLESDVHLYDPQMLVNWFDWSESDVAEIRSGVAPFVGNLIFRRSDEWHDYPYYTLYEAFEKVAQVFRQQARYDAFERLHDEFIESIQSRLPPESERPTVFLTYEGTTEPSTFSPYRLDDAGTSKKQWRDLGVSDALAETDVEQLSSSERSELDYENLLEIDPEVILVRGHERKSPTEFRDTVLSYMQDHPVGGELTAVRNERVYRGGYLHQGPIHNLFLTERAAKQLFPEEFGDVTGDAELFDRQRVADIVTGEFDQ; translated from the coding sequence ATGAACGACGACACCACACGAAACGGACCGACGCGCAGAGACACCCTCAAATACGGCAGTGCAGTCGCAGCGGGCCTCGGACTGGCTGGCTGTTCGGACCTCGCGGGCCAGCCCGGCGACAACGGGACGCCGACCGGGGCCGGCCAGTACACGGTGAACATGGCCCCGATGGGCGAGGTCCAGTTCGACTCGGTGCCCCAGCGATGGGCCGCCTACGACGGCGGATACGCTGATATGGCCGTCGCGCTCGGACAGGCCGACGGGCTGACCGGCGTCGGCGATGCCGACCGCTACTACCGCTACGTCTACGACGACCTCCCCGGCGTCAGCGTCGACGAAACGACCCTGTCGGCACACCCGGAAGTCCGGACGAGAGAGCAGTTCTACGACCTCGAAAGCGACGTGCATCTGTACGACCCACAGATGCTCGTCAACTGGTTCGACTGGAGCGAGTCGGACGTGGCGGAGATTCGGTCGGGCGTCGCCCCCTTCGTCGGGAATCTCATTTTCCGTCGGTCCGACGAGTGGCACGACTACCCCTACTACACGCTGTACGAGGCCTTCGAGAAAGTCGCGCAGGTCTTCCGGCAACAGGCGCGCTACGACGCGTTCGAACGGCTCCACGACGAGTTCATCGAGTCCATCCAGAGTCGGCTCCCGCCGGAGAGTGAGCGGCCGACCGTCTTCCTCACCTACGAGGGAACCACCGAGCCGTCGACGTTCTCGCCCTATCGACTCGACGACGCGGGGACGAGCAAGAAGCAGTGGCGTGACCTCGGTGTCTCGGACGCACTGGCCGAAACCGACGTCGAACAGCTCAGCTCCAGCGAGCGCTCGGAACTGGACTACGAGAACCTCCTGGAAATCGACCCCGAGGTCATACTGGTTCGGGGCCACGAGCGGAAGTCGCCGACCGAGTTCCGCGACACCGTCCTGTCGTACATGCAGGACCACCCCGTCGGAGGCGAACTGACCGCCGTCCGGAACGAGCGGGTGTACCGCGGCGGCTACCTCCATCAGGGACCGATTCACAACCTGTTCCTGACCGAACGGGCGGCGAAACAGCTGTTCCCCGAGGAGTTCGGGGACGTGACCGGCGATGCGGAGCTGTTCGACCGCCAGCGGGTCGCGGACATCGTCACGGGGGAGTTCGACCAGTGA